The Radiobacillus deserti genomic interval AAAAATGGATTATCAAATCAAGGTTGCAGAATCGATATTGGAAGAGGGATAGCATCCAAACTCCTTACTGGTTTTTACACCGGTAAGGAGTTTTATATTACGTAAAGCCGAAGGATTGATTATGCTACAATGGATTCAAAAGTGACGAAAGGAATGTAGACATGCCAGTCTATCAAAAATTAGTTCGAGACTGTATCCCCAAAATCATTGAACAATCGGGAAAAGCATATAAGATAGAACGTCTGGATGAAAAAGAGTACACACTAGCGCTTCAAAAAAAGCTACAAGAAGAAGTAAAGGAGTATTTAGAAGCGGAGCATGATGCGCATGGCTTAGAAGAATTAGCAGACATCCTTGAATTGTTGCATGGGCTGGCCAAAACGCATGATGCCACGATTGAAAGAGTGGAAGAGATTCGTCAGGAAAAAGCTAGAAGTCGCGGTAGCTTTGATGAACGGATTTTTCTTATTGAGGTTGAGGATTAAAGCAAACGAAGCTTTTGTTTGATTTATTTTTTAAAAGATATAGAAGAAATGAAACAAAAAAATAGGAATCCACCTATTAGGATTCCTATCATGATTAAACTACCGAGCGAAATGATACATACTCAATGGCCACCACAACGTACCAAAAATCGGATACACCGCCCATATTTCATTAGGGGTCGTCATTGCATTTACGGTAACAAAAAATACAGCGATTAAAATACTAGCATGAATAGAGAATTTCTTAAACGTTCTTCTGCGTGCATGATAAATGGATAGTGGCCACCATAATACGACAAACGCTGGGAAGATTGCCCACGGAAAACCTGGTGCCAGGAAAACATTTAGCACGACGTAATAGATGATAATGCTAGAGCTTCCTAGTATGGCAACGGATAAATGTCCAGCTCGCTTACCAAGTGATGTAAGAATTGGCCACCATAAGATAGGGAAAACGGCGTATAAGAACCATGGGTATTTCGGTGTTTCTAGGTAATTTTGGATGACAAGAAATGCAATGATCAGAAGACTATGCAAGAATGCGAGCTTTGCATGGTTTCTTTGTTTGGATGCGTACACAGAAACTGGCCAAAAAAGGAGCGCGAAGCACGGGTAAATGAACCAGTGGTAATTTGGACTTGTAAGATAATTAACTAAAAGGATGAAAATAATCGTCATCAAGCTTCCTGCGACAGCAAACGCTACATCATACTTTTTCATAGTCACGCCTCCTATTTCGTTCTTAACCAAGAGAAATAAGTAGATAGCGGCCACCATAAAACGCCGAATGTTGGATAGACGAACCAGATTTCATCTGGTGAATAGTAAAAGTTGATGAAGACTAGGAGTCCGATGATTAAGACACTTCCCCAAATGGAGTACATAAGATTGATTTTTTTAGTATCTTTGGATGCTTGTTCAGGTTCAGCCATTGCGCCCATTTCTTGTTTTAAATCATCTAAATCACCAAAATCGACAATCGCTTTATTAATCGCATCTTCTTCTGATTTTCCTTGTGCCATTAAATCAATCACTTTTTCTTCTAGGTTTTCTAATACTTCCTGCTTCATCGCATTATTTTCTTCCGTAACTGGCATCTTGCTAAACAAATGATCGACATGCTGCTTTAATTTTTTCATGATAATCCCTCCATAAATAGGTCAATAATTTCCTTCGTTTCTTTCCATTCCTTTACCGATTCTCTAAGATAAGCCTTTCCAAGAGTCGTGATTCGGTAATATTTTCGTTTTCCACCTTGTGTAAAATCCCCGACGTAGGATTCGATAAGTTCCTTTTTTTGAAGGCGCTGAAACACTGCATAAAGGGTGGCTTCTTTAATTTGAAATCGGTCTTCCGTTCGAATACTTATCTCCTTGGAGATTTCATAGCCGTAGCGGTCTTGCTCGAACACAAGACGTAGAATAATCGATTCCAAATGGCCGCGAATAATATCGCTTCTAATCATGCTGTCACTCCTTGTTCTTCGATTGTTCTATCTGATAGAGTAATCTTAACGGAAATTACTCTATGTGTCAAAGTAATTTTGGGTTTAAAAAAAGAATTTACCTTCTGGTTACTTTTCCCTCCTTAGTCTTAGCGGGGATGCACCATGGAAGATGAAAATGCAAATGTTGGTCCGATACAATAGGGGAAGAGCATATGTAATTAATTACATATGCTCTATTTATAGGAAAACGTTCATAAGCATAAAGGAATGATGTCTTCTTTTCGTTAGTGGATAACTTCAAACCTCTATATTAGGTTTACTGCTAGGATTCTTTCAATCATTTGTACATGGAGTTTACCAGGTTTATAGCAGATTCTTTCTCATACGTTCCGTTTGTATTTACGATCATGACTTCATAAAATGTCCCTGCGTCCTTCCATTGAATGCGAAACATCGGACCATCTTCCAAGAGATCTGCTTGTAACCCGTTGGTTAGAGTGATCGTTTCTTCGTCTTTTGATGTTTGATTACTTGCGCCATTAGGATATATCGAGTAATGAATTGTCCAACGAGGGTTTATATTATCAAATAAGAATTCAATGACACTAATTTGATCAGATGTAGGATCGTTCATTTCAGGGTAGGATTCAATGGACATCTCAATTTTTCCGGGTTCTGAACTAAAGTCGCTTGTTTTCGGTAGAACCAATATATCTTGTATGTCTTCAGGGAAAAGTATAATCTTCTCTTTTACCTC includes:
- a CDS encoding nucleoside triphosphate pyrophosphohydrolase, yielding MPVYQKLVRDCIPKIIEQSGKAYKIERLDEKEYTLALQKKLQEEVKEYLEAEHDAHGLEELADILELLHGLAKTHDATIERVEEIRQEKARSRGSFDERIFLIEVED
- a CDS encoding permease prefix domain 1-containing protein encodes the protein MKKLKQHVDHLFSKMPVTEENNAMKQEVLENLEEKVIDLMAQGKSEEDAINKAIVDFGDLDDLKQEMGAMAEPEQASKDTKKINLMYSIWGSVLIIGLLVFINFYYSPDEIWFVYPTFGVLWWPLSTYFSWLRTK
- a CDS encoding PadR family transcriptional regulator produces the protein MIRSDIIRGHLESIILRLVFEQDRYGYEISKEISIRTEDRFQIKEATLYAVFQRLQKKELIESYVGDFTQGGKRKYYRITTLGKAYLRESVKEWKETKEIIDLFMEGLS